From the genome of Cynocephalus volans isolate mCynVol1 chromosome 14, mCynVol1.pri, whole genome shotgun sequence, one region includes:
- the LOC134362440 gene encoding LOW QUALITY PROTEIN: melanoma inhibitory activity protein 2-like (The sequence of the model RefSeq protein was modified relative to this genomic sequence to represent the inferred CDS: inserted 1 base in 1 codon), with protein MEVPGAAPQPYLGLVLGKLCRTVAALPEDLRPGPGFPWELVTCAALTGFLILLFLWRSVRSVRSRLYVRREKKLAEKLSGLIEEKCKLLDKLCVVQEEYEGLESAVKDASFEKGSTEAQSLEATYEKLSSSKSKLEDEIVFLAKELKEQKSKHCEQDELMADISKRIQSLEDESKSIQSQVAEAKLICKIFQMNEERLKVAIKDALNENSQLQESQKQLLQEAEVLKEQVSELNKQKIIFENSKVQAERVLSDKENHIKSLAERLLKMTDWAAVLGEDMMADDLELQMKSESQNGARLDDLPKGALKKLIHTAKLNASFKTLEGERNQIYPELSEVDKTKEELIEHITNLQTEQASLQSENTQLESENQKLRQKLKGMTELYQENGMKLHRKLIAEEKDRLEKEEKLSKVEEKMSHAAEELETYRRRARDAEEELERSVRSYQGQMTSYEKEAHGSWVAAETAERHLRYLRKVNVSKRQKLAEKEFKFELFKKDPYVVDVPKTAFGGEHSPCGASPVGRPSSETRAFLSPLRLAPLTPGRGGGRGSRGPENTLDHQMTNERGESGCDRLTDSHGPPPPSGFLSPPWEQHRRMMIPPPGHPCSDPALLPQRQDGFDPNPGGPSGPAELRSFNLASLDKVDGPKPSQTESSRNETKDDLGNVNVPHSSVPAEREASGPGFAPPPFPAIRGPLFPVDRRGPFMRREPLFPPPPPGSMYGAPQNYFLPRDFSVQPPPPFAMRNVYSLRGFPPYVPLGAGLSPPPPHSESRGEFPSGSIPCSNEPAPEXPEAQQET; from the exons atggaggtgcccggggctgcccctcagccgtacttggggctggtcctgggaaagctgtgcaggactgtggcagcattgcctgaagacctgagaccgggccctggttttccgtgggaactggtgacatgtgcggctcttactggatttttgattctcttgtttttgtggagaagtgttcgatcggtgagaagccggctttatgtaagaagagagaaaaagcttgctgaaaagctttctggactaattgaagaaaaatgtaaactacttgacaaactttgcgttgttcaagaggagtatgaaggcttggagtcagctgtgaaggatgccagctttgagaaggggtcaacagaagcacaaagcttggaggcaacctatgaaaagctgagcagctccaaatctaaacttgaggatgaaatagtctttctagcaaaagaattaaaggaacagaaatctaaacattgtgagcaagatgaattgatggcggatatttcaaaaaggatacagtccctagaagatgaatcgaaatccatccagtcacaagtagctgaagccaaactaatctgcaaaatatttcaaatgaatgaagaacgtctgaaggtggcaataaaagacgccttgaatgaaaattcccaacttcaggaaagccagaaacagcttttacaagaagcggaagtattgaaagaacaagtgagtgaacttaataaacagaaaataatatttgaaaactccaaagtccaggcagaacgagttctgagtgataaagaaaatcacatcaagtctctggctgaacgcttgctcaagatgacagactgggctgctgtgcttggagaagacatgatggctgatgacttggaattgcagatgaagagtgaatcacaaaatggtgctcgcttagatgatctgccaaaaggagctttgaagaaactgattcacactgctaagttaaatgcttctttcaaaaccctagaaggagaaagaaaccaaatttaccctgagttgtctgaagtagataaaacaaaggaagagcttatagagcatattacaaatctccagactgaacaagcatctttacagtcagaaaacacacagttggaaagtgaaaatcagaagcttcggcagaaacttaaaggaatgactgaactgtatcaagaaaatggaatgaaactccacaggaagttaatagcagaggaaaaggaccggttagagaaggaggagaaactttccaaagtagaagagaagatgagccatgcagctgaggaactggagacctacagaaggagagccagagatgcagaagaagaattggagagaagcgttcgttcttatcaagggcagatgacttcctatgagaaagaagcgcatggcagctgggtggcagctgagactgctgaaagacacctcaggtatttaaggaaagtaaatgtttccaagagacaaaaattagctgaaaaagagtttaaatttgaacttttcaaaaaagatccatatgtagttgatgttccaaagacagcatttggcggagagcattccccatgtggtgcctcaccagtgggtcgaccttcatccgaaacgagagcttttctctctccactcagactcgcacctttgactccagggcgaggaggaggaagaggctcaagaggcccagagaatactctggatcaccagatgaccaatgaaagaggagaatcgggctgtgataggttaaccgattctcatgga ccaccacctccatctgggttcctgtcacctccgtgggaacaacaccgaaggatgatgatccctccaccaggccacccatgttctgatccagctcttcttccacaaaggcaagacggctTTGAtcctaatcctggtggaccgtctggcccagcagaactgagaagttttaacctggcttctttggataaagtggatgggccaaagccctcacaaacggaatccagcagaaatgaaaccaaagacgaccttggtaatgtaaatgtgcctcattcatctgtgcctgctgaaagggaagcaagtggccctggctttgctcctccaccttttcctgcaatcagaggtccattgtttccagtggataggaggggtccattcatgagaagagaacctctttttcctccacctcctccaggaagcatgtatggagctcctcaaaattattttctaccaagggatttctctgtccagccaccacctccatttgcaatgagaaatgtctattcactgaggggatttcctccttatgttcctctaggagctggattgtcacctccacccccacattctgaaagtaggggtgagttcccttcagggtcgattccgtgctcaaatgagcctgctcctg atccagaagcacagcaagaaacctga